The following proteins are co-located in the Clavibacter capsici genome:
- a CDS encoding RDD family protein, with protein sequence MSDTDDHDGRPDAEQPPEVRGPADPQGGSAYAPASAYPAGSFPVAAQPGDPHPAGPYAPMHPGAVPPPGYGMVLVPHALRPLPEHIDPAWRLAGVGRRAAGRILDQVVFGLVGGLSAGAFIVPLQGIAQQRINDMQLIGEAADDMMDTYFGGAMIGFLISLVAYLLIATWWLGWKGSTPGKAMVGIRVQRFSEPGMLGFGRALLRGVVQNAFALGSLFTIWLPYASVGWDSRHLLRGWHDLAADDVVLARRTETPASY encoded by the coding sequence ATGAGCGACACGGACGACCACGACGGACGGCCGGACGCGGAGCAGCCGCCGGAGGTGCGGGGCCCGGCGGACCCGCAGGGCGGGTCGGCGTACGCGCCGGCATCCGCGTACCCGGCCGGCTCCTTCCCGGTCGCGGCCCAGCCCGGCGATCCGCACCCCGCCGGCCCCTACGCGCCGATGCACCCGGGCGCGGTCCCGCCGCCCGGCTACGGCATGGTCCTCGTGCCGCACGCCCTCCGCCCGCTGCCCGAGCACATCGACCCGGCCTGGCGGCTCGCGGGCGTCGGCCGTCGCGCGGCCGGGCGGATCCTCGACCAGGTCGTGTTCGGGCTCGTCGGCGGCCTCTCCGCGGGGGCCTTCATCGTCCCTCTGCAGGGGATCGCGCAGCAGCGGATCAACGACATGCAGCTGATCGGCGAGGCCGCCGACGACATGATGGACACCTACTTCGGCGGCGCCATGATCGGGTTCCTCATCAGCTTGGTCGCGTACCTGCTCATCGCGACGTGGTGGCTCGGCTGGAAGGGCTCGACGCCCGGCAAGGCCATGGTCGGGATCCGCGTGCAGCGCTTCTCGGAGCCCGGCATGCTCGGCTTCGGGCGCGCGCTCCTCCGCGGCGTCGTGCAGAACGCGTTCGCGCTCGGCTCGCTCTTCACGATCTGGCTGCCGTACGCGTCCGTCGGCTGGGACTCCCGCCACCTGCTGCGCGGCTGGCACGACCTGGCCGCCGACGACGTGGTGCTCGCGCGCCGGACGGAGACGCCCGCCTCCTACTGA
- a CDS encoding sensor histidine kinase, with protein sequence MPTRTAHLLRVRSAGDSSGDTGGGRPTRRVRVRVVGREAALVLLSLVIGTLAFGATLTLVDETGATGAHVELVLLLDAGAGLLGIALLPLRRHAPVAIAVLLGVVGAVSTLGLPAAAIALVSLATRRRPKEIALATAVWIAAVAAWEGAGLSPLSVTPEELPLTGAALLVVLGLLIVVGLYVGGRRELLASLRERARLTEEEQALRSEQAADHERTRIAREMHDVLAHRLSLVALHAGALEYRDDLDPGEVRATAGVVRDNARTALTELREVLGVLRDPSGSPAVAPPQPTLADLPALLDEARALGVEVHAHVHPDTRDDLPRLSATTSRHAYRVIQECLTNARRHAPGAPVEVSLGGRAGGSLRIVVQNPLPEDPAADPATTPGHGIAGIAERARAVDGSLDVARRDGQHVVEAVLPWTA encoded by the coding sequence ATGCCCACCCGCACCGCGCACCTCCTCCGCGTCCGCTCCGCCGGCGACTCGAGCGGCGACACCGGCGGCGGCCGCCCGACCCGCCGCGTCCGCGTCCGCGTCGTCGGCCGCGAGGCCGCGCTCGTCCTGCTCAGCCTCGTCATCGGCACGCTCGCGTTCGGCGCGACGCTCACGCTCGTCGACGAGACGGGCGCCACCGGCGCCCACGTCGAGCTCGTGCTCCTGCTCGACGCCGGCGCGGGGCTCCTCGGCATCGCGCTCCTCCCGCTGCGCCGCCACGCGCCCGTCGCGATCGCGGTGCTCCTCGGCGTCGTCGGGGCGGTGTCGACCCTCGGGCTCCCGGCCGCGGCGATCGCCCTGGTGTCGCTCGCGACCCGCCGTCGCCCGAAGGAGATCGCCCTCGCGACGGCGGTCTGGATCGCGGCGGTCGCCGCGTGGGAGGGCGCCGGCCTCTCGCCCCTCTCCGTGACCCCGGAGGAGCTGCCGCTCACGGGCGCCGCGCTCCTCGTGGTGCTCGGCCTCCTGATCGTCGTGGGTCTCTACGTGGGCGGCCGCCGCGAGCTGCTGGCGTCGCTCCGGGAGCGCGCCCGGCTCACGGAGGAGGAGCAGGCGCTCCGCTCCGAGCAGGCGGCGGACCACGAGCGCACGCGGATCGCCCGCGAGATGCACGACGTCCTGGCGCACCGGCTGTCCCTCGTCGCCCTGCACGCGGGCGCGCTGGAGTACCGCGACGACCTCGACCCGGGCGAGGTGCGCGCGACCGCGGGCGTCGTGCGCGACAACGCCCGCACCGCGCTCACCGAGCTGCGCGAGGTCCTGGGCGTGCTGCGGGATCCGTCGGGCTCGCCCGCCGTCGCTCCCCCGCAGCCGACGCTCGCCGACCTCCCGGCGCTCCTCGACGAGGCGCGCGCCCTCGGCGTGGAGGTGCACGCGCACGTCCACCCCGACACCCGCGACGACCTGCCGCGGCTGTCCGCGACGACCTCGCGCCACGCGTACCGCGTCATCCAGGAGTGCCTGACCAACGCCCGCCGGCACGCGCCGGGCGCGCCGGTCGAGGTGTCGCTGGGCGGCCGCGCCGGCGGATCCCTGCGCATCGTCGTCCAGAACCCCCTGCCCGAGGATCCCGCCGCGGACCCCGCGACGACGCCCGGCCACGGCATCGCCGGGATCGCCGAGCGCGCCCGCGCCGTGGACGGCAGCCTCGACGTCGCGCGGCGCGACGGCCAGCACGTGGTCGAGGCGGTGCTGCCGTGGACGGCGTGA
- a CDS encoding extracellular solute-binding protein: MSLLRTRVAATALAAVTALALAGCTSASTGTGSTAAAGSGDTSAGTLITYNSPTSFANFGALLTQFGSERSVAAPSDTKNSGQALAALVAEQAAPQADAVYLGIAFGPKAVAAGVTEPYEPAGFDAIPDGLKDPDGRWFAVHTGAIAFICNTEALGDLPCPTSWADLLKPEYRGMTGYLDPSQAAVGYSVAAAVNMAMGGTIDDFGPGIDYLQQLKANGAVTPAQTATAKVVQGEIPILIDADFNGYAAKYNDGAPLEVVIPAEGSLQVPYVAALVKGAPHPELAKQWLDYLLSEEGQSTLAGGYVRPISGEVPAEIADKVESADDFARAQVVDYAALADAQAGFVTRYQAEVR; the protein is encoded by the coding sequence ATGTCCCTGCTCCGCACCCGCGTCGCCGCCACGGCCCTCGCCGCCGTCACCGCGCTCGCCCTCGCCGGCTGCACCTCGGCCAGCACCGGCACCGGATCCACCGCCGCCGCGGGCTCCGGCGACACCTCGGCCGGCACGCTCATCACCTACAACTCCCCCACGTCCTTCGCGAACTTCGGCGCGCTGCTGACGCAGTTCGGCTCGGAGCGGTCGGTCGCCGCGCCCAGCGACACCAAGAACTCCGGCCAGGCGCTCGCCGCGCTCGTGGCGGAGCAGGCCGCACCCCAGGCCGACGCCGTGTACCTCGGCATCGCGTTCGGGCCGAAGGCCGTCGCGGCCGGCGTCACCGAGCCCTACGAGCCCGCCGGCTTCGACGCGATCCCGGACGGCCTCAAGGATCCCGACGGCCGGTGGTTCGCCGTGCACACGGGCGCCATCGCCTTCATCTGCAACACCGAGGCGCTCGGCGACCTCCCCTGCCCCACCAGCTGGGCGGATCTGCTCAAGCCCGAGTACCGGGGCATGACCGGCTACCTCGACCCCTCGCAGGCCGCCGTCGGCTACTCGGTCGCCGCCGCCGTGAACATGGCGATGGGCGGGACGATCGACGACTTCGGCCCCGGCATCGACTACCTGCAGCAGCTCAAGGCCAACGGCGCGGTCACGCCCGCGCAGACCGCCACGGCCAAGGTCGTGCAGGGCGAGATCCCGATCCTCATCGACGCCGACTTCAACGGATACGCGGCGAAGTACAACGACGGCGCCCCGCTCGAGGTCGTGATCCCCGCCGAGGGCTCCCTCCAGGTGCCTTACGTCGCCGCGCTCGTGAAGGGCGCCCCGCACCCGGAGCTCGCCAAGCAGTGGCTCGACTACCTGCTCTCGGAGGAGGGCCAGTCGACGCTCGCCGGCGGCTACGTGCGTCCGATCTCGGGCGAGGTGCCCGCGGAGATCGCCGACAAGGTGGAGAGCGCGGACGACTTCGCCCGCGCCCAGGTCGTCGACTACGCGGCCCTCGCCGACGCGCAGGCCGGCTTCGTCACCCGGTACCAGGCGGAGGTCCGCTAG
- a CDS encoding response regulator yields MDGVTDGLEGVVPADGPSIRVVVVDDDPLVRAGLAMLLGGGHGLEVVGEAADGLAAGAVIARTAPDVVLMDIRMPVCDGITATAREVARRPDLAVIVLTTFDADELVLGALRAGARGFLLKDTPPVDLVLAVRQVAAGRSILSPTVLDTVIGVAAQRDRADRTVERARFATLTEREQEVALAIARGWSNARIAAEMFLGVATVKTHVGHVLDKLGVDGRVQVAVLVHEAGLAPSG; encoded by the coding sequence GTGGACGGCGTGACCGACGGACTCGAGGGCGTCGTACCCGCGGACGGCCCGTCGATCCGCGTCGTCGTCGTGGACGACGACCCCCTCGTCCGCGCGGGCCTCGCGATGCTGCTGGGCGGCGGGCACGGGCTCGAGGTGGTCGGCGAGGCCGCCGACGGGCTCGCCGCCGGCGCCGTGATCGCGCGGACCGCCCCCGACGTCGTGCTGATGGACATCCGCATGCCGGTCTGCGACGGGATCACCGCCACGGCCCGCGAGGTCGCCCGGCGCCCGGACCTGGCGGTGATCGTGCTCACGACCTTCGACGCCGACGAGCTCGTGCTCGGGGCGCTCCGCGCGGGGGCCCGAGGGTTCCTGCTCAAGGACACGCCGCCCGTCGACCTCGTCCTGGCGGTGCGGCAGGTCGCGGCGGGCAGGTCGATCCTGTCCCCCACGGTGCTCGACACCGTGATCGGCGTCGCGGCCCAGCGCGACCGCGCCGACCGCACGGTCGAGCGGGCGCGCTTCGCGACGCTGACGGAACGCGAGCAGGAGGTGGCCCTGGCGATCGCGCGCGGGTGGTCGAACGCGCGCATCGCGGCCGAGATGTTCCTCGGCGTCGCCACCGTGAAGACGCACGTGGGGCACGTGCTCGACAAGCTCGGCGTCGACGGGCGCGTCCAGGTCGCCGTGCTCGTGCACGAGGCCGGGCTCGCCCCGTCGGGGTGA
- a CDS encoding M23 family metallopeptidase has translation MDDGVPAHFGYRREDRAPPTSTRPAISRTDRTSRRAPERPRTAAAPRLRLAAAIAASGLLLGLGVPSAQAAEEYPTWSEVQAARSSEQATADQVTRITSLISGLSAEVEAATALALQRSDEHAAAVDALDEATGELEALQTKAEKAQAEADDAKRQVGQLVAQLARSGGGGDVSLRLFTSGGEDADALLARMGTATKLADRQDTAFTAAVTSARTAESLGKQASVAKEALAALAADAEAKLQEASAAQARADQALAEQEARSSELQAQLTTLRDSRISVEEGFAIGERKRQEEAAAEARRQAEARAAAAAAAAAANAAARPPANAPRPPSSGGQSASGWTMPIRSYGSYQSYGMRLHPILGYWRLHAGDDFGAGCGTPIYATAAGTVQFAGGSSGFGNAITLNHGGGVTSVYGHMYSYGVMVRTGQTVQAGQQIGAVGSAGLSTGCHLHFEIRQGGVATSPMPFLRNRGV, from the coding sequence GTGGATGATGGTGTTCCTGCACATTTCGGTTACCGTCGAGAGGACCGCGCTCCACCGACGTCGACGAGGCCCGCCATCTCCCGCACCGACCGCACCTCCCGCCGCGCTCCCGAGCGCCCGCGGACCGCCGCCGCGCCGCGCCTCCGACTCGCCGCCGCGATCGCCGCGTCCGGCCTCCTGCTCGGCCTCGGCGTCCCGTCGGCGCAGGCCGCGGAGGAGTACCCCACCTGGTCCGAGGTGCAGGCGGCGCGATCCAGCGAGCAGGCCACCGCCGACCAGGTCACGCGCATCACCTCCCTCATCTCCGGCCTCTCCGCCGAGGTCGAGGCCGCGACCGCGCTCGCCCTCCAGCGCTCCGACGAGCACGCCGCCGCGGTGGACGCGCTCGACGAGGCCACCGGCGAGCTGGAGGCCCTCCAGACCAAGGCCGAGAAGGCGCAGGCCGAGGCCGACGACGCGAAGCGCCAGGTCGGGCAGCTCGTCGCCCAGCTCGCCCGCAGCGGGGGCGGCGGCGACGTCTCCCTCCGCCTCTTCACGAGCGGCGGCGAGGACGCCGACGCGCTCCTCGCCCGCATGGGCACCGCGACCAAGCTCGCCGACCGCCAGGACACCGCGTTCACGGCCGCCGTCACCTCGGCCCGCACCGCCGAGTCGCTCGGCAAGCAGGCCTCGGTCGCGAAGGAGGCGCTCGCCGCTCTCGCCGCCGACGCCGAGGCCAAGCTGCAGGAGGCCTCCGCGGCGCAGGCCCGCGCGGATCAGGCGCTCGCCGAGCAGGAGGCCCGCAGCTCCGAGCTCCAGGCGCAGCTCACCACGCTCCGCGACTCCCGCATCTCCGTCGAGGAGGGCTTCGCGATCGGCGAGCGGAAGCGCCAGGAGGAGGCGGCCGCCGAGGCCCGCCGCCAGGCCGAGGCCCGCGCGGCCGCCGCAGCCGCTGCCGCCGCCGCGAACGCCGCCGCGCGTCCGCCGGCCAACGCGCCGCGTCCGCCGTCGTCCGGCGGCCAGTCCGCATCCGGCTGGACCATGCCGATCCGCAGCTACGGCTCCTACCAGTCCTACGGCATGCGCCTGCACCCGATCCTCGGCTACTGGCGCCTGCACGCGGGCGACGACTTCGGAGCCGGCTGCGGCACGCCCATCTACGCGACGGCGGCCGGCACCGTGCAGTTCGCGGGCGGATCCAGCGGCTTCGGCAACGCGATCACCCTCAACCACGGCGGCGGCGTGACGAGCGTCTACGGCCACATGTACTCGTACGGCGTCATGGTCCGCACGGGCCAGACCGTGCAGGCGGGCCAGCAGATCGGCGCCGTCGGCAGCGCCGGCCTCAGCACCGGCTGCCACCTCCACTTCGAGATCCGGCAGGGCGGCGTCGCCACCTCGCCGATGCCCTTCCTCCGCAACCGCGGCGTCTGA
- a CDS encoding benzoate/H(+) symporter BenE family transporter, with protein MTASEAIGGRAQARGAGIVTAVVGFAGTSAVVLTGLAAVGASPSQAASGLLALCVTQGLGTVLLAQRTRRPITLAWSTPGAALLIGSGAVEGGWAAAVGAFLVCGVLVLATALWPLLGRLVRLIPASVAAAMLAGVLLPLCVASVTAAVRTPLVVLPAVVAWLAAVRLAPRWAAPTALAAALVVVGIALAVAGPAPGTSLELADLVPRVELTAPAFTLAAAVALGIPLFVVTMASQNLPGVAVLASFGYETPWRAAMTTTAAATLVSAPFGGHVVNLAAISAALSASPSAHPDPAERWRAARTAGWTNLVLGLASAALAAVIVAGPAGVVAAAAGLALVPSLAASLASAVRDPGGHLPAVATFVVAASGITVGGLGAAFCALVVGVLVHLALRTRATPRDRLDRHEERDAA; from the coding sequence ATGACCGCGAGCGAGGCGATCGGGGGCCGGGCCCAGGCGCGCGGCGCCGGGATCGTGACGGCGGTCGTCGGCTTCGCGGGCACGTCGGCGGTGGTCCTCACGGGACTCGCCGCCGTGGGGGCGTCGCCGTCCCAGGCCGCGTCCGGGCTGCTCGCGCTGTGCGTCACGCAGGGCCTCGGCACCGTCCTCCTCGCCCAGCGGACCCGTCGGCCGATCACGCTCGCCTGGTCGACGCCCGGGGCTGCGCTGCTCATCGGATCCGGCGCGGTCGAGGGCGGCTGGGCCGCGGCCGTCGGCGCGTTCCTCGTGTGCGGGGTGCTCGTGCTCGCGACCGCGCTCTGGCCGCTGCTCGGGCGGCTCGTGCGGCTGATCCCGGCGAGCGTGGCCGCGGCGATGCTGGCGGGCGTGCTCCTCCCCCTCTGCGTCGCGAGCGTCACGGCCGCGGTGCGCACGCCGCTCGTGGTGCTGCCGGCGGTCGTCGCCTGGCTCGCCGCCGTCCGCCTCGCCCCGCGCTGGGCGGCCCCGACCGCGCTGGCCGCCGCGCTCGTGGTCGTGGGGATCGCGCTCGCCGTCGCCGGGCCCGCACCGGGGACGTCGCTCGAGCTCGCGGACCTCGTGCCGCGGGTGGAGCTGACCGCGCCCGCCTTCACCCTCGCGGCGGCCGTCGCCCTCGGGATCCCCCTCTTCGTCGTGACCATGGCGTCGCAGAACCTGCCGGGCGTCGCGGTGCTCGCGTCGTTCGGCTACGAGACGCCGTGGCGGGCGGCGATGACCACGACCGCCGCCGCGACGCTCGTCAGCGCGCCGTTCGGCGGGCACGTGGTGAACCTCGCCGCGATCTCGGCCGCGCTGTCGGCGTCGCCCTCCGCGCACCCGGATCCGGCCGAGCGGTGGCGCGCGGCGCGCACGGCCGGCTGGACGAACCTCGTGCTGGGCCTCGCGTCCGCGGCGCTCGCGGCGGTGATCGTCGCGGGCCCGGCCGGCGTGGTCGCCGCGGCCGCCGGGCTCGCGCTCGTGCCGTCCCTCGCGGCGAGCCTCGCCTCGGCGGTGCGGGATCCGGGCGGGCACCTGCCCGCGGTCGCGACGTTCGTGGTGGCGGCCTCCGGGATCACGGTCGGCGGGCTGGGCGCCGCGTTCTGCGCGCTCGTCGTCGGCGTCCTCGTGCACCTCGCCCTCCGGACGCGCGCGACCCCGCGTGACAGACTCGATCGACACGAGGAGCGCGACGCCGCATGA
- a CDS encoding alkene reductase, with product MKLFSPVTLGALELPNRVAMAPLTRMRADEHGVPGDLIVEHYTQRASTGLIVTEGVFTSERSKAYPGQPGIVTDEQIAGWRRVTDSVHAAGGRMVMQLMHGGRVSHEDITGGLPLLAPSAIAIQGEVHVPTGKKPYPVPSEPETDEVPLIVDELTVAARNAVDAGFDGVEIHSANGYLLHEFLSPVSNVRTDAYGGSPANRAKLGIDVAHAVSREIGADRVGIRISPSHNIQDVLEEDPEETRATYEALLSGIAPLGMAYVSILHAEPAGELVQGLRKTFGGPLMINSGFGVQTEYDEAIQLVDEGTADVVAVGRMVIANPDLVERWESGAGTNEPNPATFYGPGAEGYTDYPALAS from the coding sequence GTGAAGCTCTTCTCCCCCGTCACCCTGGGCGCCCTCGAGCTCCCCAACCGCGTCGCCATGGCGCCCCTGACGCGCATGCGCGCGGACGAGCACGGCGTCCCCGGCGACCTCATCGTCGAGCACTACACCCAGCGCGCGTCCACCGGCCTCATCGTCACCGAGGGCGTGTTCACGAGCGAGCGCAGCAAGGCGTACCCGGGACAGCCCGGCATCGTGACGGACGAGCAGATCGCCGGCTGGCGCCGGGTCACCGACTCGGTGCACGCCGCGGGCGGACGCATGGTCATGCAGCTCATGCACGGCGGCCGCGTCTCCCACGAGGACATCACGGGCGGCCTGCCGCTGCTCGCGCCGAGCGCCATCGCGATCCAGGGCGAGGTGCACGTGCCCACCGGCAAGAAGCCGTACCCCGTGCCGAGCGAGCCGGAGACCGACGAGGTCCCGCTCATCGTGGACGAGCTCACGGTCGCGGCGCGCAACGCCGTCGACGCCGGGTTCGACGGCGTCGAGATCCACTCCGCCAACGGCTACCTGCTGCACGAGTTCCTGTCGCCCGTCTCCAACGTGCGCACCGACGCCTACGGCGGATCGCCCGCGAACCGCGCGAAGCTCGGCATCGACGTGGCGCACGCGGTCTCCCGCGAGATCGGCGCCGACCGCGTCGGCATCCGGATCTCGCCGTCGCACAACATCCAGGACGTGCTCGAGGAGGACCCCGAGGAGACGCGCGCCACCTACGAGGCGCTGCTGTCCGGCATCGCGCCGCTCGGCATGGCCTACGTGAGCATCCTCCACGCGGAGCCCGCGGGCGAGCTCGTGCAGGGCCTCCGGAAGACGTTCGGCGGTCCGCTCATGATCAACAGCGGCTTCGGCGTCCAGACCGAGTACGACGAGGCGATCCAGCTGGTCGACGAGGGTACGGCCGACGTCGTGGCCGTCGGCCGCATGGTCATCGCCAACCCCGACCTCGTCGAGCGCTGGGAGTCCGGCGCGGGCACGAACGAGCCGAACCCAGCCACGTTCTACGGCCCCGGCGCCGAGGGCTACACCGACTACCCGGCGCTCGCGAGCTGA
- a CDS encoding NAD-dependent epimerase/dehydratase family protein: MKVLVTGSRGKVGRAAVEALVAAGHDVTGVDLVRPVFDAGVVVPGRYVMADLTDQGDAFAVVAGMDAVVHVAAIPQPTGNPAHVVLQTNLMSTFHLIEAAVRFGVPRFVNISSESIVGNFFPERPFLPDYAPVDEEHPLHPQDPYALSKAFGEQLMDAAVRRSDIRVISLRPSTVHNEDNYASNLGKQVRDASVLTANLWSYIDADDLADAIVLSVASDLPGHEVFYIAAADNAGGHDFAAELRRHYGDAIELRAIERVDSSGISTAKARRLLGWEPRRSWRDHLDADGNALPR; this comes from the coding sequence GTGAAGGTCCTCGTCACCGGATCCCGCGGCAAGGTCGGCCGCGCCGCCGTCGAGGCGCTCGTCGCCGCCGGGCACGACGTCACGGGCGTCGACCTCGTGCGTCCGGTCTTCGACGCCGGCGTCGTGGTGCCGGGCCGCTACGTGATGGCCGACCTCACCGACCAGGGCGACGCCTTCGCGGTCGTCGCGGGCATGGACGCCGTCGTCCACGTGGCCGCGATCCCGCAGCCCACGGGCAACCCCGCGCACGTGGTGCTGCAGACGAACCTCATGTCGACGTTCCACCTCATCGAGGCCGCCGTGCGCTTCGGGGTGCCGCGCTTCGTCAACATCTCGAGCGAGAGCATCGTCGGGAACTTCTTCCCCGAGCGGCCGTTCCTGCCCGACTACGCACCCGTGGACGAGGAGCACCCGCTCCACCCGCAGGATCCGTACGCGCTCTCCAAGGCCTTCGGCGAGCAGCTGATGGACGCGGCCGTGCGCCGCTCCGACATCCGCGTGATCTCGCTCCGTCCGAGCACCGTGCACAACGAGGACAACTACGCGTCGAACCTCGGCAAGCAGGTGCGCGACGCGTCCGTGCTCACGGCAAACCTCTGGAGCTACATCGACGCGGACGACCTGGCCGACGCGATCGTGCTGTCGGTCGCCTCCGACCTGCCGGGCCACGAGGTCTTCTACATCGCGGCCGCCGACAACGCGGGCGGGCACGACTTCGCCGCGGAGCTCAGGCGCCACTACGGCGACGCCATCGAGCTGCGGGCGATCGAGCGCGTGGACTCCTCGGGCATCTCGACCGCGAAGGCCCGCCGCCTCCTCGGCTGGGAGCCGAGGCGCAGCTGGCGCGACCACCTCGACGCCGACGGGAACGCGCTGCCGCGCTAG
- a CDS encoding TIGR02611 family protein, with protein MSDTLTREYEAGSSHSHPLRRFLRRCRAWIELHPKARWLYRILVGLLGVSIVLVGIVLIPLPGPGWLIVFLGIAVLGTEFPAAHRVNVFLKRQLHRFWDAWRRWRASRAERRAARTTR; from the coding sequence ATGTCCGACACCCTGACCCGCGAGTACGAGGCGGGCTCCAGCCACTCGCATCCGCTGCGGCGGTTCCTGCGGCGCTGCCGGGCCTGGATCGAGCTGCACCCGAAGGCGCGCTGGCTCTACCGGATCCTCGTGGGGCTCCTCGGCGTCTCCATCGTCCTCGTCGGCATCGTCCTCATCCCGCTGCCCGGCCCCGGCTGGCTCATCGTCTTCCTCGGGATCGCCGTGCTCGGCACCGAGTTCCCCGCCGCCCACCGCGTGAACGTCTTCCTCAAGCGCCAGCTGCACCGCTTCTGGGACGCCTGGCGCCGCTGGCGCGCCTCCCGCGCCGAGCGCCGCGCGGCCCGCACCACCCGCTGA
- a CDS encoding SRPBCC family protein — translation MPRVIETVDVNVPVSTAYNQWTQFESFPNFLSYVESITQVTDTLTEWKVKIGGVERTFEANITEQHPDERVAWNSTGGDEDHAGVVTFHKLSDTETRVTVQLDWEATGLVEKVGAAIGVDDHVIKADLKNFKEFIEKRGTEDGAWRGDVKA, via the coding sequence ATGCCCCGAGTAATCGAGACCGTCGACGTCAACGTCCCCGTCAGCACCGCCTACAACCAGTGGACCCAGTTCGAGTCGTTCCCGAACTTCCTCAGCTACGTGGAGTCGATCACGCAGGTCACCGACACGCTCACCGAGTGGAAGGTCAAGATCGGCGGCGTCGAGCGCACGTTCGAGGCGAACATCACCGAGCAGCACCCCGACGAGCGCGTCGCCTGGAACTCCACGGGCGGCGACGAGGACCACGCCGGCGTCGTCACGTTCCACAAGCTCAGCGACACCGAGACCCGCGTCACCGTCCAGCTGGACTGGGAGGCCACGGGCCTCGTCGAGAAGGTCGGCGCCGCGATCGGCGTGGACGACCACGTCATCAAGGCCGACCTCAAGAACTTCAAGGAGTTCATCGAGAAGCGCGGCACCGAGGACGGCGCCTGGCGCGGGGACGTGAAGGCCTGA
- a CDS encoding LacI family DNA-binding transcriptional regulator, producing the protein MTRDPAPRRRVSLTDVAREAGVSAAAASFALNGRSGVGEVVRARVKEAAARLGYVPSTSAVALRTGRSGAVGLLIRNMRNPFFLDVIDGFDATCAAAGLGVVIGSADYSPAREAELVATFAARGVDGLALAPIGGGSAAADWDGSTGKPLVLINGAGHAPGIDASRVHVDGEQAVAHAMAHLQDLGHRRIAIVAAPRDRSADDERVAAFHRICAERGLAPRVVETAMQHAAAVQALTRALAEPADTRPTAIVTSSDYLATAVYSAAEAVGLRIGVDVSVVGHDDLGTSRFLAPALTTIAVDRAALGAAAARRLIERLDGGDAGTTVVPTALVARASTGPAPAGGSA; encoded by the coding sequence ATGACCCGCGACCCCGCCCCGCGCCGCCGGGTCTCGCTCACCGACGTCGCGCGCGAGGCCGGCGTCTCGGCGGCCGCCGCGAGCTTCGCGCTCAACGGCCGCTCGGGCGTCGGCGAGGTCGTCCGGGCGCGCGTGAAGGAGGCGGCCGCGCGCCTCGGCTACGTGCCGTCCACCTCGGCGGTCGCGCTGCGCACCGGCCGCTCGGGCGCGGTGGGCCTCCTCATCCGCAACATGCGGAACCCCTTCTTCCTCGACGTGATCGACGGCTTCGACGCCACGTGCGCGGCGGCCGGGCTCGGCGTCGTCATCGGGTCGGCCGACTACTCGCCGGCGCGCGAGGCCGAGCTCGTCGCGACCTTCGCGGCGCGCGGCGTCGACGGGCTCGCTCTCGCGCCCATCGGCGGGGGGAGCGCGGCGGCCGACTGGGACGGATCGACGGGCAAGCCCCTCGTGCTCATCAACGGCGCGGGCCACGCGCCCGGCATCGACGCGAGCCGCGTGCACGTCGACGGCGAGCAGGCGGTCGCGCACGCGATGGCGCACCTCCAGGACCTCGGGCACCGGCGCATCGCCATCGTCGCCGCGCCGCGCGACCGCAGCGCCGACGACGAGCGCGTCGCGGCCTTCCACCGGATCTGCGCGGAGCGCGGCCTCGCCCCGCGCGTCGTCGAGACGGCCATGCAGCACGCCGCCGCCGTGCAGGCGCTCACGCGAGCGCTCGCCGAGCCCGCGGACACGCGCCCCACCGCGATCGTCACGAGCAGCGACTACCTCGCGACGGCGGTCTACTCGGCCGCCGAGGCGGTCGGGCTCCGGATCGGCGTCGACGTCAGCGTCGTCGGCCACGACGACCTCGGCACGAGCCGCTTCCTCGCGCCGGCGCTCACGACGATCGCGGTAGACCGCGCGGCGCTCGGCGCCGCGGCCGCGCGCCGCCTCATCGAGCGGCTCGACGGCGGCGACGCCGGCACGACGGTGGTGCCGACCGCGCTCGTCGCCCGCGCATCGACGGGACCCGCGCCCGCGGGCGGATCCGCCTAG